The following are encoded in a window of Solibacillus sp. FSL R7-0668 genomic DNA:
- a CDS encoding acyl-CoA thioesterase, with amino-acid sequence MYISEAKVDVRYAETDQMGVVYHANYLIWCEIGRTKIVKDLGFNYAKLEEDGYLSPVMDFSIQYKAAMRYGQTATVRTWIEEHTKLRTTYGYEILHEDGTVAVTAKSIHILVKKENFRPVALMKIDAEWDAKYKEVARIQA; translated from the coding sequence ATGTATATATCAGAAGCAAAGGTAGACGTGCGCTATGCAGAAACCGATCAAATGGGCGTTGTGTATCATGCAAATTATTTAATTTGGTGTGAAATCGGGCGTACGAAAATTGTGAAGGATTTAGGCTTTAACTATGCAAAGCTGGAGGAGGATGGCTATTTATCTCCCGTGATGGATTTTTCCATTCAGTACAAAGCAGCCATGCGTTACGGGCAAACGGCAACGGTGCGCACATGGATTGAAGAGCATACGAAATTACGCACGACGTATGGCTATGAAATTTTACACGAAGATGGGACAGTAGCTGTCACTGCAAAATCGATACATATTTTAGTGAAAAAGGAAAACTTCCGCCCAGTTGCTTTGATGAAAATTGATGCAGAATGGGATGCAAAATACAAAGAAGTGGCGAGAATTCAAGCATAA
- a CDS encoding sigma factor-like helix-turn-helix DNA-binding protein, whose product MYFADLLEEYKQLLKQMRSEGVTSGGIYSEVKHAITWMETGYDPAEYRAATRVDAYPMDPYHMQTYLAYVNDDDMLMPEFLVPVKEKIEEHFTGVVEENPEEWQDFKEFMRRDFNITLKKGNERKAKINGPLKGLTKDERAVFVAIEAELMSFSKVATMLGVSKSTVQSYYERACRKIRCNVANGTQGSLFNEIA is encoded by the coding sequence ATGTATTTCGCAGATTTATTAGAAGAGTACAAGCAGTTGTTGAAACAAATGAGGTCTGAGGGCGTTACAAGCGGTGGGATATACAGTGAGGTTAAACATGCTATCACATGGATGGAAACAGGATATGACCCAGCGGAGTATCGGGCAGCTACTCGTGTTGATGCTTACCCTATGGATCCGTATCATATGCAGACATATTTGGCTTATGTAAATGATGATGATATGTTGATGCCGGAGTTTTTAGTGCCGGTGAAGGAAAAAATTGAAGAACATTTCACAGGTGTAGTAGAGGAAAATCCGGAAGAATGGCAGGACTTTAAAGAATTTATGAGACGTGATTTCAATATAACGCTGAAAAAGGGAAATGAGCGAAAGGCTAAAATAAACGGGCCTTTAAAAGGATTGACGAAAGATGAAAGAGCCGTATTTGTAGCCATTGAAGCGGAATTAATGTCGTTCAGTAAGGTTGCTACGATGCTGGGTGTTAGTAAGAGCACGGTGCAGAGTTATTATGAGCGAGCTTGTCGTAAGATTCGTTGCAATGTGGCGAATGGTACGCAGGGAAGTTTATTTAATGAGATTGCATAA